In one window of uncultured Draconibacterium sp. DNA:
- a CDS encoding DUF3365 domain-containing protein, with translation MANKIYPILLVFLCFACFPKLDKETYKKYQNSGQEITANVQAVLLSNVGKAIQTGGTEYAVEFCNLEASSIVDSLKGIFDCDISRVSAKNRNPLNALSTVQEKLMWELFANEQLADTVLQRGNDLVYYKPIRTGMPACLKCHGNPETDINAATKQKLEQLYPNDLATGYQLNDFRGLWKVEFKREL, from the coding sequence ATGGCAAACAAAATTTATCCAATTCTTCTTGTGTTTCTTTGCTTCGCCTGTTTTCCGAAACTGGATAAGGAAACCTATAAAAAGTATCAAAACAGTGGACAGGAAATTACCGCAAATGTACAAGCAGTGCTTTTAAGTAATGTGGGGAAAGCCATTCAAACAGGCGGAACGGAATACGCGGTTGAATTCTGTAACCTTGAAGCAAGCTCAATTGTAGATAGTTTGAAAGGAATATTTGATTGTGACATTTCAAGAGTTTCGGCCAAAAACCGTAATCCGCTTAATGCTCTGAGTACCGTGCAGGAAAAACTAATGTGGGAACTTTTTGCCAACGAACAACTGGCCGATACGGTATTGCAAAGAGGTAATGACTTGGTGTATTATAAGCCGATCAGAACAGGGATGCCGGCGTGTTTAAAATGTCACGGAAATCCGGAAACGGATATTAATGCAGCCACCAAACAAAAATTGGAACAATTGTATCCGAATGATTTGGCAACGGGTTATCAATTGAATGATTTCCGGGGACTTTGGAAAGTTGAATTTAAGAGAGAGTTGTAA
- a CDS encoding RagB/SusD family nutrient uptake outer membrane protein, with product MKKYNILLFLFSAVVLFSACSEDNLDIEQKGVIDIEAFYETDEDAKSALTDAYADFATNIGGNDGIIVPYNIIFNYCADNILAAGEYYGDNDHIASINEFRFDTQSSVVSTMYKRFYFVIYHSNLVIDNFEYGESDVKDRCISEARIMRAWCHMMAAMAWGAPPLIDHVLVGTDKPLNYEGGHEALLQWCADECADAVQYLDERESTSDKDGAVKVTKGFAWTVQGKALMYKGDYEGAKTALKKVISSEKYALVPGEEWADLFHLSGDGSEEKIFETNLINNASLGDWGGKIQRSTWMELNLWGWRTSRLASKPLCQSDQGWGGLAIEEDFANEFAANDGDSYRRKATMVSYDEFITELEWNSDDENPTVEDKLTDENRGIINPDGLYGQSMYLQKKHIASDEDRTTNWYRFNNFIIERYADVLLLYAEACARTNDNDGLQYLQMVQERAGSDYISSELTLEDVKKERNYELWCEGARWIDMKRWGELEKVKTAGTNIPSLKDAINDGEAKHRGYLTYSNPNEGKIVGFKEGKHEYFPYPYSVTSINPNIVQNPGWE from the coding sequence ATGAAAAAATATAATATACTCCTTTTTCTATTTAGTGCAGTGGTATTATTCTCTGCCTGTAGTGAGGACAATCTGGACATTGAACAGAAAGGTGTTATTGATATAGAGGCATTTTATGAGACAGATGAAGATGCCAAATCTGCTCTAACCGATGCATATGCTGATTTTGCTACAAACATTGGAGGTAATGACGGAATTATTGTTCCCTATAACATTATTTTCAACTATTGTGCAGACAACATACTGGCAGCTGGAGAGTACTATGGAGATAATGATCATATTGCCAGCATTAACGAATTTCGTTTCGATACACAAAGCTCGGTTGTTTCTACTATGTATAAACGATTTTACTTTGTAATCTATCACTCAAATCTTGTTATTGATAATTTTGAGTACGGTGAAAGTGATGTAAAAGACCGTTGTATTTCTGAAGCCAGAATAATGCGTGCCTGGTGTCATATGATGGCCGCAATGGCATGGGGAGCTCCTCCTCTTATTGATCATGTGCTTGTTGGAACAGACAAACCATTGAACTATGAAGGTGGGCATGAGGCACTTCTTCAGTGGTGTGCAGATGAGTGTGCAGATGCCGTACAATACCTGGACGAGCGTGAAAGTACAAGTGACAAAGATGGAGCTGTTAAGGTTACTAAAGGTTTTGCCTGGACTGTTCAGGGAAAAGCTCTTATGTATAAAGGAGACTACGAAGGTGCCAAAACAGCACTTAAAAAGGTAATCTCTTCCGAAAAATATGCTCTTGTTCCCGGAGAAGAATGGGCCGACCTTTTCCATCTCAGTGGTGATGGATCTGAAGAGAAAATATTCGAAACAAACCTGATTAACAATGCCAGCCTTGGCGACTGGGGCGGAAAAATACAACGCTCTACATGGATGGAGTTGAACCTTTGGGGATGGAGAACTTCTCGACTTGCAAGTAAGCCGTTATGTCAGTCAGACCAAGGATGGGGAGGTTTGGCTATCGAAGAGGATTTTGCCAACGAATTCGCAGCAAACGATGGCGACTCTTACCGTCGCAAGGCTACAATGGTATCATATGATGAGTTTATTACGGAACTTGAATGGAATAGCGATGATGAAAATCCAACTGTAGAAGATAAGCTTACAGATGAAAACAGAGGGATTATCAATCCGGATGGACTTTACGGACAAAGCATGTATCTTCAGAAAAAACACATTGCTTCTGATGAAGATCGTACAACCAACTGGTACCGATTCAATAATTTTATAATTGAAAGATATGCCGATGTACTTCTTTTGTATGCTGAAGCTTGTGCCCGCACAAACGACAATGATGGTCTTCAATACCTTCAAATGGTACAGGAACGTGCAGGATCAGATTACATCAGTTCTGAACTAACTCTGGAGGATGTAAAAAAAGAGCGAAATTATGAGTTGTGGTGCGAAGGTGCACGGTGGATTGATATGAAACGATGGGGAGAACTTGAGAAAGTAAAAACTGCCGGAACAAACATTCCATCTTTAAAAGATGCAATTAACGACGGAGAGGCTAAACACAGAGGCTATCTCACATATTCAAATCCAAACGAAGGCAAGATAGTTGGCTTTAAAGAAGGAAAACATGAGTACTTCCCTTATCCTTACAGTGTAACTTCTATAAATCCGAATATCGTACAAAATCCGGGATGGGAATAG